A single region of the Mesotoga sp. BH458_6_3_2_1 genome encodes:
- a CDS encoding sugar MFS transporter, which yields MKLRSVFVAASSLVYFMIGFTAQSINSALPAIAVELEMSHDMTGLVLGLPSFVYQIAVLIAAFISRKFGPFLTAATGISCITLSVVFMAISRSYSTFLTGRLLFGFGLGITEISIALCVSYLAFKKTGGVLNLVYSFFALGSIVGPVFVSLVLTDTSKWNIPIFLASALFLMISLLSWIVWKKSSVEPSPAVERRRLTLPKDTVFWLIAVGGLLYVGYEMGLFSWLSTFVYEEKSISLRIASLIPSLLAFGLFVGRIITGFVVDKVGLQRTLVVLGLISSVGFSFSFLAENPIVLALGVFTTGLGFSGTFPTLQAIIVSGYRENREAVLSIFAASGSFGVVITNLLVGRISESTNLRFGMLVIASQILGALAVFFSMNLIHRKRMRRDPR from the coding sequence ATGAAGTTGAGATCTGTTTTTGTCGCTGCATCTTCACTGGTCTACTTCATGATTGGTTTCACGGCTCAGTCAATAAACAGTGCCTTGCCCGCAATTGCAGTAGAACTCGAAATGAGTCATGACATGACCGGTCTTGTTCTTGGCCTTCCTTCTTTTGTCTACCAAATTGCAGTTCTGATTGCTGCTTTCATTTCGAGAAAGTTCGGTCCATTTCTTACCGCCGCTACAGGAATTAGCTGCATAACTCTTTCTGTAGTATTCATGGCTATTTCAAGAAGTTATTCCACGTTTCTCACTGGGAGACTGCTGTTCGGGTTTGGCCTTGGCATAACTGAAATTAGCATTGCGCTGTGCGTTTCATATTTGGCATTTAAGAAGACTGGCGGAGTATTGAATCTGGTCTATTCTTTCTTTGCCCTGGGAAGCATTGTGGGTCCGGTATTCGTTTCGTTGGTTCTCACTGACACCAGCAAGTGGAACATTCCGATATTTTTGGCCTCTGCTCTATTTCTTATGATCAGTCTTCTTTCCTGGATTGTTTGGAAGAAATCATCTGTTGAGCCCTCTCCTGCGGTTGAGAGAAGAAGACTGACTCTTCCCAAAGACACTGTCTTTTGGTTGATCGCTGTGGGAGGTCTTCTGTACGTTGGCTACGAGATGGGCTTGTTCTCTTGGCTTTCCACTTTTGTATATGAAGAGAAATCCATATCATTAAGGATCGCTAGCCTTATACCATCTTTGCTTGCGTTTGGTCTGTTTGTTGGAAGGATAATCACCGGATTCGTGGTTGACAAAGTGGGACTTCAGAGAACGCTTGTCGTTCTAGGCTTGATTTCATCTGTCGGATTTTCCTTTTCCTTCCTGGCTGAGAATCCGATCGTTCTTGCACTGGGAGTCTTCACAACGGGTTTGGGATTTTCGGGAACTTTTCCTACTCTCCAAGCAATAATCGTTTCTGGCTACAGGGAGAATCGCGAGGCCGTTCTTTCAATCTTTGCCGCATCTGGCTCTTTTGGTGTTGTGATCACAAATCTCCTTGTCGGCCGCATTAGCGAAAGCACTAACCTAAGATTTGGAATGCTGGTCATCGCCAGCCAGATTCTAGGCGCTCTTGCAGTGTTTTTCAGTATGAACCTTATCCACAGGAAGAGAATGCGCAGAGATCCGAGGTAG
- a CDS encoding alpha/beta hydrolase yields the protein MRRGNAYLWLVVLGAAVTVLTVGVAYFLFPYPPMVEALQALNSSNTVLYSFKDRTHTFSTREESKVGVIFYPGGLVDPIAYAPLLRELAMKNLSVFLVDMPLDLAVLSPNSAAAIIERNPEIRVWIMAGHSLGGSMAARFASKNQGIVSGLVLLAAYPASMDSLSESDLHVLSVYGSDDTVLDKEALEKARSLLPEDTKYIVIEGGNHAQFGYYGPQKGDGKASISLLEQQKITVDEILALIEQIM from the coding sequence ATGAGAAGAGGAAACGCATACTTATGGTTGGTTGTTCTTGGAGCAGCTGTAACAGTATTGACGGTTGGTGTTGCCTACTTCCTATTTCCATATCCGCCGATGGTGGAGGCTCTGCAGGCTCTGAATAGTTCCAATACGGTTTTGTACAGCTTCAAAGACAGAACTCACACATTTTCAACAAGAGAAGAGAGCAAGGTCGGAGTGATTTTCTATCCAGGTGGGCTGGTTGATCCAATAGCATATGCCCCGCTCCTTAGAGAGCTCGCGATGAAAAATCTGTCGGTCTTTCTCGTAGACATGCCACTAGATCTTGCCGTTCTTTCCCCAAACAGTGCGGCTGCCATAATTGAGAGAAATCCAGAAATCAGAGTATGGATTATGGCTGGGCATTCTCTGGGAGGATCTATGGCTGCTAGATTCGCTTCCAAAAATCAGGGAATTGTCTCTGGACTCGTTCTGCTTGCCGCTTATCCGGCCAGTATGGACTCACTATCTGAATCTGATCTACATGTGTTGTCAGTTTATGGCAGCGATGATACAGTCCTCGACAAGGAAGCCCTCGAGAAAGCCAGATCTCTCTTGCCTGAAGATACAAAGTACATCGTGATTGAAGGAGGAAACCACGCTCAGTTCGGTTATTACGGACCACAGAAGGGAGACGGCAAGGCAAGCATCAGCCTTCTTGAACAGCAGAAGATTACGGTGGATGAAATACTTGCGCTTATTGAGCAAATTATGTAG